From a region of the Alnus glutinosa chromosome 1, dhAlnGlut1.1, whole genome shotgun sequence genome:
- the LOC133860879 gene encoding B3 domain-containing transcription factor VRN1-like, with protein sequence MDDLNHAMTKIPIFVSHRLQPNRIQLLKDNLNQIRYSLSQCIARRTRVVPNRSFERRPSSSMAGRRPSHFFKIIFPSTIDDKKLRIPEKFVREFGDELSDVATLTVPNNGHFWQVGLEKANKEIWFQNGWQDFMESHSILYGYFLVFRYEGSSKFHVLVFDNTATEIRYTWSKKRKLEDKVDIMETDEAKRSSRRGHNGKHEENRDMMSRGRERAIQAAKMLKPTSPSFMGILRPYHIREQRRLYVPAGFAKKHLIGHPFVSLQTCDGKQWHVQCSHFCASRSTCYITNGWEEFRRDNSLEEGDVCVFELIKSPKYTLDSDGQVGSLMTEHETPGNPRSSGIQPPNRSPLSVSSLLPLVVIAFPAASL encoded by the exons ATGGATGATCTCAATCATGCTATGACGAAGATCCCCATCTTCGTCTCACATAGACTTCAGCCAAACCGGATCCAACTTCTCAAAGATAACCTAAATCAG ATACGATATTCATTATCCCAATGCATTGCTCGACGGACAAGAGTGGTGCCCAACCGGAGCTTTGAGCGCCGGCCGTCAAGTTCTATGGCGGGTAGGAGACCCTCGCACTTCTTCAAGATTATATTCCCCTCTACCATTGACGACAAGAAACTG AGGATCCCTGAAAAGTTTGTAAGGGAATTTGGGGATGAACTGTCTGATGTTGCTACACTCACTGTTCCCAATAATGGTCATTTTTGGCAAGTGGGATTGGAGAAAGCCAACAAGGAGATTTGGTTTCAAAATGGTTGGCAGGATTTTATGGAATCCCATTCTATTCTTTACGGCTACTTTTTAGTCTTCAGGTATGAAGGAAGTTCAAAATTCCATGTTCTTGTATTTGATAACACTGCAACTGAGATTCGGTATACATGGAGCAAGAAGCGTAAATTGGAAGATAAGGTGGACATAATGGAAACAGATGAAGCAAAAAGATCATCAAGGCGTGGACATAatggaaaacatgaagaaaacaGAGATATGATGTccagaggaagagagagagcaatcCAAGCAGCCAAAATGCTGAAGCCTACAAGTCCTTCGTTCATGGGCATCCTGCGCCCATATCATATACGAGAACAACGTCGTTTG TATGTGCCTGCTGGATTTGCTAAAAAGCATCTTATTGGGCATCCGTTTGTCTCGCTTCAGACTTGCGATGGAAAACAATGGCATGTCCAGTGCTCTCACTTTTGTGCTTCACGTTCAACATGTTATATCACGAATGGATGGGAAGAGTTTAGAAGGGACAATAGTTTAGAAGAAGGAGACGTGTGTGTCTTTGAGCTGATCAAGA GTCCTAAGTACACTCTTGACAGCGATGGGCAGGTGGGATCTTTAATGACGGAGCATGAGACTCCAGGAAATCCCAGATCTTCGGGGATTCAGCCACCTAACCGCTCTCCTTTATCAGTATCGTCATTATTACCACTT GTCGTTATAGCATTTCCAGCTGCTTCTTTATAG
- the LOC133860885 gene encoding aspartic proteinase CDR1-like: protein MEGSNVISFQSSFVVAFILCSYFVGFLATSASNGGFTVELIRRDSVKSPFYDANKTPAEHLNTFFPRRLANVDGNSAGTVVRAYKGQHLIKLSIGTPPTDIYNIADTGSDLFWTQCSPCEGCYKQIYPMFNPDKSSTYSDISCDSDQCHDLDTKCTPEKTCQYVYGYGDSSTTRGFLAKETVTLTSTTGQKVSTDVVFGCGHNNTGTFNDHETGIIGLGGGVVSFTSQLATTFGSKKFSHCFSPFGTDPDIPSKVSFGSGSEVSGPGVVSTPLIERGDTTLYFVTIEGISVGDKYLSWDPSGAVSKGNAFLDSGTPPMLLSEDLHNRLEAEVKKQITLDPITGDPDLGTQLCYKSEKNLDGPILTLHFEGADVKLTPENFFIPPPKAGFFCFAVQNYGPVQSGFGLIGNFAQANYLIGYDKEKMTLSFKHTDCTKN from the coding sequence ATGGAAGGCAGTAATGTAATCAGCTTTCAATCAAGCTTTGTTGTTGCGTTTATTCTATGCAGTTATTTTGTAGGGTTTTTGGCTACATCGGCTAGTAATGGTGGGTTCACCGTTGAGTTAATCCGACGAGACTCTGTTAAATCTCCCTTCTATGACGCTAACAAAACTCCTGCAGAGCACTTGAACACATTTTTTCCCCGTCGATTGGCGAACGTCGATGGAAATTCTGCCGGAACTGTAGTAAGAGCATACAAAGGTCAACATCTCATAAAGCTCTCTATCGGAACACCACCTACAGACATCTATAACATTGCCGATACAGGCAGTGACCTTTTTTGGACACAATGTTCACCTTGTGAAGGCTGCTACAAGCAGATTTATCCCATGTTCAATCCTGACAAGTCCTCAACATATAGTGACATTTCCTGTGACTCCGATCAGTGTCATGACCTAGACACCAAATGTACTCCCGAGAAGACTTGCCAATATGTTTACGGGTATGGAGACAGTTCCACAACCCGAGGTTTTTTGGCCAAAGAAACTGTCACCTTGACATCCACAACAGGGCAAAAAGTCTCCACAGATGTTGTTTTCGGGTGTGGTCACAACAATACCGGTACTTTCAATGACCATGAGACGGGAATCATTGGCTTAGGAGGAGGGGTTGTGTCGTTTACTTCTCAATTGGCTACAACCTTTGGCAGCAAGAAGTTCTCCCATTGCTTTTCGCCATTCGGCACTGACCCTGACATTCCAAGCAAGGTAAGTTTTGGCAGCGGCAGCGAAGTTTCAGGCCCTGGTGTGGTTTCAACACCTTTAATAGAGAGAGGAGACACCACACTATATTTTGTGACAATAGAAGGAATTAGCGTTGGAGATAAATATTTGTCGTGGGACCCTTCAGGTGCGGTTTCCAAGGGAAATGCGTTTCTTGATTCAGGAACTCCTCCAATGCTTTTGTCAGAAGATCTTCACAACCGCTTGGAGGCAGAAGTGAAGAAGCAAATTACGTTAGATCCCATTACGGGCGACCCGGATTTGGGGACACAGCTTTGctataaaagtgaaaagaatCTGGACGGACCAATATTGACGCTACATTTCGAAGGTGCCGACGTGAAGCTAACGCCCGAAAATTTCTTCATCCCACCGCCGAAAGCTGGGTTTTTCTGCTTTGCGGTGCAGAATTATGGGCCTGTTCAGAGTGGATTTGGATTAATCGGAAACTTTGCTCAAGCTAATTACTTGATCGGTTATGACAAGGAAAAAATGACGCTCTCATTCAAGCATACTGATTGcaccaaaaactaa
- the LOC133860889 gene encoding B3 domain-containing protein At4g01580-like: MHCSTDRVVPNRSFERRPSSSMAGRRPSHFFKIILPSTMDDKKLRIPEKFVREFGDELSDVATLTVPNNGHFWQVGLEKANKEIWFQNGWQDFMESHSILYGYFLVFRYEGSSKFHVLVFDNTATEIQYTWSKKRKLEDKVDIMESDDAKRSRRDKLKENEMSNSDELSGGKHEENRAMVSRGRERAVQAAKMLKPTSPSFMSILPCHIREQRRLYVPVRFAKKHLIGRPFVSLQTCDGKQWHARPKLLRYDWILWVPVIATE, from the exons ATGCATTGCTCGACAGACAGAGTGGTGCCGAACCGGAGCTTTGAGCGCCGGCCGTCGAGTTCTATGGCGGGTAGGAGACCCTCGCACTTCTTCAAGATTATACTCCCCTCTACCATGGACGACAAGAAACTG AGGATCCCTGAAAAGTTTGTAAGGGAATTTGGGGATGAACTGTCTGATGTTGCTACACTCACTGTTCCCAATAATGGTCATTTTTGGCAAGTGGGATTGGAGAAGGCCAACAAGGAGATTTGGTTTCAAAATGGTTGGCAGGATTTTATGGAATCCCATTCTATTCTTTACGGCTACTTTTTAGTCTTCAGGTATGAAGGAAGTTCAAAATTCCATGTTCTTGTATTTGATAACACTGCAACTGAGATTCAGTATACATGGAGCAAGAAGCGTAAATTGGAAGATAAGGTGGACATAATGGAATCAGATGATGCAAAAAGATCAAGGCGTGACaagttgaaagaaaatgaaatgtcTAACTCAGATGAGTTGTCCGGcggaaaacatgaagaaaacaGAGCCATGGTGTccagaggaagagagagagcagtCCAAGCAGCCAAAATGTTGAAGCCTACAAGTCCTTCGTTCATGTCCATCTTGCCATGTCATATACGGGAACAACGTCGTTTG TATGTGCCTGTTAGATTTGCTAAAAAGCATCTTATTGGGCGGCCGTTTGTCTCGCTTCAGACTTGTGATGGAAAACAATGGCATGCCCG GCCTAAGCTTTTGAGGTATGACTGGATTTTGTGGGTACCAGTCATTGCTACGGAGTAG